From the Helicobacter pylori genome, one window contains:
- the pdxA gene encoding 4-hydroxythreonine-4-phosphate dehydrogenase, whose translation MAKKKIAISCGDIQGVGLELILKSHKEVSAICEPLYLVHSELLERANQLLHNAYETKTLNAIAIDAPLPLLNSSTIGKVSAQSGAYSFESFKKACELADSKEVDGICTLPINKLAWQQAQIPFVGHTDFLKQRYKDHQIIMMLGCSKLFVGLFSDHVPLSAVSQLIQVEALVKFLLAFQKSTQAKIVQVCGFNPHAGEEGLFGEEDEKILKAIQESNQTLGFECFLGPLPADSAFAPNKRKITPFYVSMSHDVGLAPLKALYFDESINVSLNAPILRASTDHGTAFDIAYQNKANHKSYLNAIKYLA comes from the coding sequence ATGGCTAAAAAGAAAATCGCGATCAGCTGTGGGGATATTCAAGGCGTAGGCTTAGAATTGATCTTAAAAAGCCATAAGGAAGTGAGCGCGATTTGTGAGCCGTTGTATCTCGTTCATAGCGAACTTTTAGAGCGAGCCAATCAATTGCTTCATAACGCTTATGAGACTAAAACGCTCAATGCGATCGCTATTGATGCCCCCTTACCCTTATTGAACTCTAGCACGATAGGCAAAGTCAGCGCTCAAAGCGGGGCGTATAGCTTTGAGAGTTTTAAAAAGGCTTGCGAGTTGGCGGATAGTAAAGAAGTGGATGGCATTTGCACTTTGCCTATCAACAAACTCGCATGGCAACAAGCTCAAATCCCTTTTGTGGGGCATACCGATTTTTTAAAACAACGCTACAAAGATCATCAAATTATTATGATGCTTGGGTGTTCAAAACTCTTTGTGGGGCTATTTAGCGATCATGTGCCTTTAAGCGCGGTTTCTCAGCTCATTCAAGTAGAAGCGTTAGTTAAGTTTTTATTAGCGTTTCAAAAAAGCACTCAAGCCAAAATCGTTCAAGTGTGTGGTTTTAACCCCCATGCGGGCGAAGAGGGATTGTTTGGGGAAGAAGATGAAAAGATTTTAAAAGCCATTCAAGAGAGCAACCAAACGCTAGGTTTTGAATGCTTTTTAGGGCCACTGCCGGCTGATAGCGCTTTTGCCCCTAATAAACGCAAAATAACCCCCTTTTATGTGAGCATGAGCCATGATGTCGGGCTAGCCCCTTTAAAAGCGCTCTATTTTGATGAAAGCATCAATGTGAGTTTGAACGCCCCCATTTTACGCGCTTCCACTGACCACGGCACAGCGTTTGATATTGCTTACCAAAATAAGGCGAACCATAAAAGCTATTTGAATGCGATCAAATACTTGGCTTAA
- the tsaD gene encoding tRNA (adenosine(37)-N6)-threonylcarbamoyltransferase complex transferase subunit TsaD yields the protein MILSIESSCDDSSLALTRIEDAKLIAHFKISQEKHHSSYGGVVPELASRLHAENLPLLLERVKISLNKDFSKLKAIAITNQPGLSVTLIEGLMMAKALSLSLNLPLILEDHLRGHVYSLFINEKQTRMPLSVLLVSGGHSLILEARDYEDIKIVATSLDDSFGESFDKVSKMLDLGYPGGPIVEKLALDYAHPNEPLMFPIPLKNSPNLAFSFSGLKNAVRLEVEKNAHNLNDEVKQKISYHFQSAAIEHLIQQTKRYFKIKRPKIFGIVGGASQNLALRKAFENLCAEFDCELVLAPLEFCSDNAAMIGRSSLEAYQKKRFVPLEKADISPRTLLKKAFE from the coding sequence ATGATTTTAAGCATTGAAAGTTCTTGCGATGACAGCTCTTTAGCCCTTACAAGAATAGAGGACGCCAAACTTATCGCTCATTTTAAAATCTCTCAAGAAAAGCACCACAGCTCTTATGGGGGCGTTGTGCCTGAGCTTGCATCGCGCTTGCATGCTGAGAATTTGCCGCTTTTATTAGAACGCGTTAAAATAAGCTTGAATAAGGATTTTTCTAAACTTAAAGCCATCGCTATCACTAATCAGCCAGGTTTGAGCGTTACTTTAATAGAAGGTTTGATGATGGCAAAAGCCTTGAGCTTGTCTTTGAATTTGCCCTTGATTTTGGAAGATCATTTGAGAGGGCATGTGTATTCGCTATTCATCAATGAAAAACAAACTCGCATGCCTTTAAGCGTTCTGCTAGTTTCTGGGGGGCATTCTTTGATTTTAGAGGCTAGAGATTATGAAGACATTAAAATCGTTGCCACGAGTTTGGACGATAGCTTTGGGGAGAGTTTTGATAAGGTTTCTAAAATGCTTGATTTAGGCTATCCAGGAGGCCCCATAGTGGAAAAATTAGCCCTTGATTATGCGCACCCAAACGAGCCTTTAATGTTCCCTATCCCTTTAAAAAACAGCCCGAATCTGGCTTTTAGCTTTTCAGGTTTAAAAAATGCGGTGCGTTTGGAGGTTGAAAAAAACGCCCATAATTTGAACGATGAGGTGAAACAAAAGATTAGCTATCATTTTCAAAGCGCGGCTATTGAGCATTTAATCCAGCAAACTAAACGCTATTTTAAAATCAAACGCCCTAAAATTTTTGGCATTGTGGGGGGAGCGAGCCAAAATTTGGCTTTAAGAAAGGCGTTTGAAAATTTGTGCGCTGAGTTTGATTGCGAGCTTGTTTTAGCCCCTTTAGAATTTTGCAGCGACAATGCCGCCATGATAGGGCGATCAAGCCTAGAGGCTTATCAAAAAAAACGCTTTGTCCCTTTAGAAAAAGCCGATATTTCGCCAAGAACGCTACTAAAAAAGGCTTTTGAGTGA